The Corynebacterium glaucum genome includes a region encoding these proteins:
- the secE gene encoding preprotein translocase subunit SecE: MTNPNGQTPAQPTGKRQLRGTSPVSSSTYEEKRAPAKQEAKADESYGGGAGQFPSEVAAEMKKVIWPTGRQMVNYTLIVFAFLILVTVLMWGTDVLAAKLIGWVLIP, translated from the coding sequence TTGACTAATCCGAACGGTCAGACCCCGGCGCAGCCGACCGGTAAGCGTCAGCTGCGCGGCACTTCTCCGGTTTCTTCTTCCACCTACGAAGAAAAGCGCGCTCCCGCAAAGCAAGAGGCGAAGGCTGACGAGAGCTACGGCGGTGGCGCTGGGCAGTTTCCTAGCGAAGTCGCAGCCGAGATGAAGAAGGTCATCTGGCCCACTGGCCGTCAGATGGTCAATTACACACTGATCGTGTTCGCGTTCCTCATCTTGGTCACTGTGCTGATGTGGGGCACCGATGTCCTCGCGGCGAAGCTAATTGGATGGGTTCTCATCCCGTAA
- the nusG gene encoding transcription termination/antitermination protein NusG, translated as MIDEGAPVIPETEPLLGESQAEVDAEAEATAEADGDIVEEPIQEGDLAAAEAALGGEAEDTDSEYRRRLREYTRELKKLPGEWYIIQSYSGYENKVKTNLDMRIQTLEVEDSIYDVVVPIEQVLENKDGKKKLVKRKLLPGYVLVRMDMNDAAWSVVRETPGVTSFVGNEGNATPVKHRDVAKFLMPKAEPVAGEAAKANEDGETVIAMPEEETKVAVAHDYEVGEAVTILSGALASVSATINAIDPETGKIQALVSIFGRETPVELTADQIERSI; from the coding sequence ATGATCGACGAGGGCGCTCCGGTGATTCCGGAGACCGAGCCGCTGCTGGGGGAATCCCAGGCAGAAGTCGACGCTGAAGCTGAAGCGACGGCGGAGGCCGACGGCGACATCGTCGAAGAACCCATCCAAGAAGGCGACCTCGCTGCGGCTGAGGCAGCACTCGGCGGCGAGGCGGAAGACACCGACAGCGAGTACCGCCGCCGCCTTCGCGAGTACACCAGGGAGCTCAAGAAGCTGCCTGGTGAGTGGTACATCATCCAGTCCTACTCTGGCTACGAGAACAAGGTGAAGACCAACCTCGACATGCGTATTCAAACGCTCGAGGTGGAGGACTCCATCTACGACGTCGTCGTGCCCATCGAGCAGGTCCTAGAGAACAAGGACGGCAAGAAGAAGCTGGTCAAGCGTAAGCTGCTGCCCGGATACGTGCTTGTGCGCATGGACATGAACGACGCCGCATGGTCCGTAGTCCGCGAGACCCCGGGCGTGACCAGCTTCGTGGGCAATGAGGGCAACGCCACTCCGGTGAAGCACCGCGACGTCGCTAAGTTCCTCATGCCAAAGGCTGAGCCTGTCGCGGGCGAGGCTGCCAAAGCGAACGAGGACGGCGAGACCGTCATCGCAATGCCCGAGGAAGAGACCAAGGTGGCAGTGGCGCACGACTACGAAGTCGGCGAGGCCGTCACCATCCTTTCCGGCGCGCTGGCGTCGGTGTCTGCGACGATCAACGCGATTGACCCGGAGACCGGCAAGATTCAGGCACTCGTGTCTATCTTCGGCCGCGAGACCCCGGTGGAGCTCACCGCCGATCAGATCGAGCGCAGCATCTAG
- a CDS encoding DUF3592 domain-containing protein → MQVRRRLQQLVLALYTAALLGAVAMVLGPVINDAHIHADPGRGIATVLKVDQHRTAVEYEGEDGKLHAPRAGLLYPSGLGEGQRVWVTYAKSDPDLVKVEGRGWYLSLLPAGSVTVVATLIAAAGWFAVSRAKFM, encoded by the coding sequence ATGCAGGTGCGTCGCCGCCTACAGCAGCTCGTGCTGGCGCTGTACACCGCGGCCCTCCTCGGAGCTGTTGCGATGGTGCTCGGGCCCGTGATTAACGATGCGCACATTCACGCCGACCCCGGTCGCGGGATTGCCACCGTGCTCAAAGTGGATCAGCACCGTACCGCCGTGGAGTACGAGGGCGAGGATGGCAAGCTCCACGCGCCACGCGCTGGATTGTTGTACCCATCGGGCCTGGGGGAGGGGCAGCGAGTCTGGGTGACGTATGCCAAGTCTGACCCTGACCTGGTGAAAGTCGAAGGCCGCGGGTGGTACCTTTCGCTGCTGCCCGCCGGGTCGGTGACTGTGGTGGCGACGTTGATTGCCGCGGCTGGCTGGTTCGCGGTCTCCCGCGCAAAATTCATGTGA
- the rplK gene encoding 50S ribosomal protein L11, producing MAKKKVTGLIKLQIEAGMANPAPPVGPALGAHGVNIVEFTKAYNAATESMRGNIVPVEITVYEDRSFDFVLKSPPAASLLLKAAGLQKGSGVPHTQKVGSVTWDQCKEIAETKKNDLNARDIEAGAAIIAGTARSMGIDVEK from the coding sequence ATGGCTAAGAAGAAGGTCACCGGCCTGATCAAACTGCAGATCGAGGCTGGTATGGCAAACCCGGCACCGCCGGTTGGTCCGGCGCTTGGTGCCCACGGCGTGAACATCGTTGAGTTCACCAAGGCATACAACGCTGCAACCGAGTCCATGCGCGGCAACATCGTGCCGGTGGAGATCACCGTCTACGAAGACCGCTCGTTCGACTTCGTGCTGAAGTCCCCGCCGGCTGCGTCCCTGCTGCTGAAGGCCGCTGGCCTGCAAAAGGGTTCCGGCGTCCCGCACACCCAGAAGGTCGGTTCCGTGACCTGGGATCAGTGCAAGGAGATCGCGGAGACCAAGAAGAACGACCTCAACGCTCGCGACATCGAGGCTGGCGCCGCGATTATCGCTGGCACCGCCCGCTCCATGGGCATCGACGTCGAGAAGTAG
- a CDS encoding demethylmenaquinone methyltransferase, giving the protein MAKANLDKQPFDVAGMFDDVGERYDITNTVLSFGLDRRWRTKTRKRLDLKPGERVLDLAAGTAVSTVELQKSGAWVVACDFSQGMLAAGRNREVPKVAGDAMHLPFASEVFDAVTISYGLRNIHDFEAGLREMARVTKPGGRLTVNEFSTPIIPGFRTLYKEYLPLALPRVAKVFSSNPEAYEYLAESIRAWPDQEALAAAINRSGWEGAGWQDLTGGIVALHSATKRLG; this is encoded by the coding sequence ATGGCCAAGGCGAACCTGGACAAGCAGCCCTTCGACGTTGCCGGGATGTTCGACGACGTGGGGGAGCGCTACGACATCACCAACACGGTGCTGTCCTTCGGCTTGGATAGAAGGTGGCGCACCAAGACCCGCAAGCGCCTTGATCTGAAACCGGGGGAACGGGTGTTGGACCTCGCCGCGGGTACGGCGGTGTCCACCGTTGAGCTGCAAAAGTCGGGCGCGTGGGTGGTGGCGTGCGACTTTTCCCAGGGCATGCTCGCCGCTGGGCGCAACCGGGAGGTGCCGAAAGTTGCCGGAGACGCGATGCACTTGCCGTTTGCTAGCGAGGTGTTCGATGCAGTCACTATTTCCTACGGGCTGCGCAACATCCACGACTTCGAGGCAGGCCTGCGCGAGATGGCGCGCGTGACCAAGCCGGGCGGGCGGTTGACGGTCAACGAGTTCTCCACGCCGATCATCCCGGGTTTTCGCACCCTATATAAGGAGTACTTGCCGCTTGCGCTGCCGCGCGTGGCCAAAGTGTTCTCCTCCAACCCGGAGGCGTACGAGTACTTAGCCGAGTCCATCCGCGCATGGCCGGACCAGGAGGCGCTTGCCGCAGCGATCAACCGCAGCGGATGGGAAGGCGCTGGCTGGCAGGACCTCACCGGCGGGATTGTTGCGCTGCACAGCGCGACGAAGCGGCTGGGCTAG
- a CDS encoding FeoA family protein, whose protein sequence is MGGTATLMDIPVGKRAVINSATVDGTLNRRLRELGLRSGAEVTVMQKTAGGGRVVKVRGTHYALDTFALKHILVDAAPGESK, encoded by the coding sequence ATGGGTGGCACGGCAACACTAATGGACATCCCCGTGGGGAAACGCGCGGTGATCAACTCCGCCACGGTCGATGGGACGCTGAACCGCCGACTCCGCGAACTCGGCCTGCGCAGCGGTGCCGAAGTCACCGTCATGCAGAAGACCGCCGGCGGCGGCCGAGTCGTCAAAGTCCGCGGCACCCACTACGCGCTGGACACCTTCGCGCTCAAGCACATCTTGGTCGACGCGGCCCCGGGTGAAAGCAAATGA
- a CDS encoding geranylgeranyl reductase family protein, protein MTGVSTFAFDCVVVGAGPSGSTAAIAAQRAGLHTLLIDASAKRRDKTCGDGLTPRAVHTLRQLGLDHVLPAYRNRGLKLHGFGGDVTAPWPEGVYGTEGSASPRKIFDDALVTEAAKAGATVWQECPATGAEFEGGRISHVLTARGPVSAKWVIVADGVRSPFGKQLGRIWHKSEVYGIAARSYCATDSVETANEPWMHSHVELRDDSGEVQPGYGWIFPLGELDGTGYVNLGCGALSTDTRPARVNTKKLLSFYAAQQRDTWGLGPEEAVTSALLPMGGAVSNVAGANWALIGDAAACVNPLNGEGIDYGMETAVMAIALITRAGKNPDLTLAWPLALREAYGEAFALARTAARLLTYPQFLPAVAPLAMRGIGGEYLMPAAARLMGNMISDADRDLVARAWRTAGKLAPKDAPLWNAA, encoded by the coding sequence ATGACCGGGGTGAGCACATTCGCGTTCGATTGCGTCGTTGTCGGCGCCGGCCCCTCCGGGTCCACGGCAGCCATCGCAGCACAGCGGGCAGGTTTGCACACTTTGCTTATCGACGCCTCTGCCAAACGCCGAGACAAAACCTGCGGCGACGGACTCACCCCCCGCGCGGTGCACACGCTTCGGCAGCTCGGACTCGACCACGTTTTGCCTGCGTATCGCAACCGCGGGCTGAAGTTGCACGGCTTTGGCGGCGATGTCACCGCCCCCTGGCCCGAGGGCGTCTACGGCACCGAGGGTTCGGCCAGCCCGCGCAAGATTTTCGACGACGCTCTGGTCACCGAGGCAGCCAAGGCCGGCGCCACCGTGTGGCAGGAGTGTCCTGCGACCGGAGCGGAGTTCGAAGGCGGGCGCATCAGCCACGTCCTTACCGCCCGCGGGCCGGTGAGCGCGAAATGGGTGATTGTCGCCGACGGCGTGCGCTCCCCCTTTGGCAAACAGCTGGGGCGCATCTGGCACAAGAGCGAGGTCTACGGCATCGCGGCCCGCTCGTACTGCGCGACCGATTCCGTCGAGACCGCGAACGAGCCGTGGATGCACTCTCACGTCGAGCTGCGCGATGACAGCGGCGAGGTGCAACCCGGCTACGGCTGGATCTTCCCGCTGGGCGAGCTCGACGGCACCGGTTATGTGAACCTCGGTTGCGGGGCGCTGTCCACCGACACCCGCCCGGCGAGAGTGAACACGAAGAAGCTGCTCAGCTTCTACGCCGCGCAACAACGCGACACCTGGGGGCTGGGTCCCGAGGAAGCTGTCACCTCGGCGCTGCTGCCCATGGGCGGGGCGGTATCCAACGTGGCGGGTGCGAACTGGGCGCTGATCGGCGACGCCGCTGCCTGCGTGAACCCGCTCAACGGCGAAGGCATTGACTACGGCATGGAAACCGCCGTGATGGCCATCGCCCTCATCACCCGCGCCGGCAAGAACCCCGACCTCACGCTGGCTTGGCCTCTCGCGCTGCGGGAGGCCTACGGCGAAGCGTTTGCGTTAGCCCGCACGGCCGCGCGCCTGTTGACCTACCCCCAGTTCCTGCCCGCCGTCGCGCCGCTGGCCATGCGCGGAATCGGCGGCGAGTACCTGATGCCCGCAGCAGCACGGCTCATGGGCAACATGATCAGCGACGCGGACCGCGACCTCGTGGCGCGCGCGTGGCGCACCGCGGGCAAGCTCGCCCCGAAAGACGCGCCGTTGTGGAATGCTGCCTAG
- the menD gene encoding 2-succinyl-5-enolpyruvyl-6-hydroxy-3-cyclohexene-1-carboxylic-acid synthase encodes MDSHALAHSLAHSVVDSLARNVTDVVMSPGSRNSPLAYELLARTDLRVHMRIDERSAAFTALGLARVQRRHVAVVMTSGTAVANAYPALIEAHMSHTPLAVVSADRPERLIGTGASQTIWQQGIFGRYAATQQVTTLDDAAAISFVDDQVHINVALDIPLVPDALPEAHGAPRRVGPGRLDTKPAWVDHGAVDVDLSRDTLVIAGDEAWDVPGLEHVPTIAEPTAPTPFHQVHPLAARFFAQNEVAISHDGGDFAASTKPQQVIVVGHPTLHRDVMALLTDPDIEVIGISRTDVFTGKPDRRGSRVNATGQPSDTWLKICEAAGDVGAETVRAALEDDEFGFTGLHVAAAVCDTLAVGDTLVLGSSNPVRDASLVGMPFDGVDTYAARGAAGIDGTVSQAVGIALATQALRADEIRAPRTVALMGDLTFLHDINGLLIGPDEPRPGNLTIVVANDDGGGIFEALEVGAEPVRKEFERAFGTPHGVDVEKLATAHGAHYLKVETLAELSEALIELEAEPAPIAVVEAATTRATRRALAQRLAK; translated from the coding sequence ATGGATTCGCACGCGCTTGCACACAGCCTTGCACACAGTGTCGTTGACTCGCTCGCCCGCAACGTCACGGATGTGGTGATGAGCCCAGGTTCGCGCAACTCACCGTTGGCTTACGAGTTGCTGGCTCGCACGGATCTGCGCGTGCACATGCGTATCGACGAACGGTCGGCCGCGTTCACAGCCCTCGGACTCGCCCGGGTCCAGCGGCGTCACGTGGCTGTGGTGATGACGTCCGGGACAGCCGTGGCCAACGCGTATCCCGCGCTGATCGAGGCACACATGTCTCACACCCCGCTCGCGGTCGTGAGTGCGGACCGCCCCGAGCGGCTCATTGGCACGGGTGCCTCGCAAACAATCTGGCAGCAGGGGATCTTCGGCCGCTACGCTGCCACGCAGCAGGTCACCACGCTTGACGACGCAGCGGCGATCTCGTTCGTTGACGACCAGGTGCACATCAACGTTGCCCTGGACATCCCGCTGGTGCCGGATGCGCTTCCCGAGGCCCACGGCGCTCCTCGCCGCGTCGGCCCCGGCCGCCTGGACACGAAACCCGCCTGGGTGGACCACGGCGCCGTCGACGTAGATCTCAGCCGTGACACGCTGGTGATCGCCGGCGATGAGGCGTGGGATGTGCCGGGACTCGAACATGTGCCCACCATTGCGGAGCCGACCGCGCCGACCCCGTTCCACCAGGTGCATCCGTTGGCCGCGCGGTTCTTCGCTCAGAACGAGGTCGCCATTTCCCACGACGGCGGGGACTTCGCTGCCTCGACCAAGCCGCAGCAGGTGATTGTGGTGGGGCATCCCACACTGCACCGCGACGTGATGGCCCTGCTGACGGATCCAGACATTGAGGTCATCGGCATCTCACGTACCGATGTCTTCACCGGCAAACCGGATCGGCGTGGCTCGCGCGTCAACGCCACCGGGCAGCCGAGCGATACGTGGTTGAAGATCTGCGAGGCAGCCGGTGACGTGGGGGCGGAAACCGTGCGCGCTGCGCTTGAGGACGACGAGTTCGGGTTCACCGGCCTCCACGTCGCCGCGGCCGTCTGTGACACGCTCGCCGTCGGCGACACGCTCGTGCTCGGCTCCTCCAACCCGGTGCGCGACGCCAGCCTCGTTGGTATGCCGTTCGACGGGGTTGACACCTACGCCGCGCGCGGCGCTGCAGGCATCGACGGCACCGTTTCCCAGGCGGTGGGTATCGCCCTTGCCACCCAGGCGCTGCGGGCGGATGAGATCCGGGCGCCGCGCACCGTTGCGCTCATGGGGGATCTCACCTTCTTGCACGACATCAATGGGCTGCTCATCGGCCCCGACGAGCCGCGCCCAGGAAATCTCACCATTGTGGTGGCCAACGATGACGGTGGCGGCATCTTCGAAGCACTGGAAGTCGGTGCCGAGCCAGTGCGAAAGGAATTTGAGCGGGCTTTCGGGACCCCGCACGGGGTGGACGTCGAAAAGCTTGCGACTGCCCATGGTGCGCACTACCTCAAGGTTGAAACCCTGGCTGAGCTCAGCGAAGCCCTGATTGAACTGGAAGCGGAGCCCGCCCCGATTGCCGTAGTGGAGGCAGCGACAACCCGCGCGACTCGCCGCGCGCTTGCGCAAAGGCTGGCGAAGTAA
- a CDS encoding glycosyltransferase family 4 protein: MRVGIVAESFLPNINGVTNSVLRVLEHLKREGHEAIVVAPGARDFQEEVPDYLGFEIVRVPTVMIPLIDSLPIGVPTTTVAAALADFKPDVIHLASPFVLGGAGAFAARQLDIPAVGLYQTDVAGFATKYHAAMVANIAWDWTRTIHNMCQMTLAPSSATISELESRGIKNVNHWGRGVDAELFHPTRRSEVLRRQWDPTGSKKIVGFVGRLAAEKSVHRLAPLVANQDIQLVVVGDGPERQALEEALPGAVFTGALSGESLARAYASLDLFIHTGEFETFCQAIQEAQASGVPTIGPRAGGPIDLIDHGVNGLLLDVDTFEAELPDAASWVLDDARLDNLKATARESVADKTWQALGEQLMGYYEEVVKGYNRNVIRIFGRDVNLPAWARGPRRLRRGA, from the coding sequence ATGCGTGTGGGAATCGTGGCCGAATCCTTTTTGCCGAACATCAACGGAGTGACCAACTCCGTGCTCCGGGTGCTCGAGCATCTCAAGCGCGAAGGCCACGAAGCCATCGTGGTTGCGCCGGGTGCCCGTGACTTTCAGGAAGAGGTGCCGGACTACCTCGGGTTTGAGATCGTTCGCGTGCCCACGGTGATGATTCCCCTGATTGACTCGCTGCCGATCGGCGTGCCCACCACCACGGTTGCTGCCGCGCTGGCGGATTTCAAGCCGGACGTGATCCACCTGGCCAGCCCGTTCGTGCTGGGTGGTGCAGGTGCGTTCGCTGCTCGCCAGCTCGACATCCCTGCTGTGGGGCTGTATCAGACCGACGTCGCTGGATTTGCCACGAAATACCACGCGGCGATGGTGGCTAACATCGCCTGGGACTGGACCCGCACGATCCACAACATGTGCCAGATGACGCTCGCGCCGTCTTCGGCGACGATCAGCGAGCTGGAGTCGCGCGGTATCAAGAACGTCAACCACTGGGGCCGCGGCGTGGACGCGGAACTGTTCCACCCGACGCGACGCTCCGAGGTGCTGCGACGCCAGTGGGATCCGACGGGGTCCAAGAAGATTGTTGGTTTTGTGGGGCGTTTGGCTGCGGAGAAGAGCGTGCACCGTCTCGCCCCGCTGGTGGCGAACCAAGACATCCAACTGGTTGTTGTCGGCGATGGTCCGGAGCGCCAGGCGCTTGAAGAGGCGCTGCCCGGTGCAGTGTTCACCGGCGCACTGAGCGGCGAGTCCCTGGCGCGCGCGTACGCGTCGCTGGACCTGTTCATACACACCGGCGAGTTCGAGACCTTCTGCCAGGCGATCCAGGAAGCGCAGGCCTCCGGTGTACCCACCATTGGTCCGCGCGCCGGCGGCCCGATCGACCTGATCGACCACGGGGTCAACGGCCTGCTGCTCGACGTGGACACCTTCGAGGCTGAGCTGCCGGATGCGGCGAGCTGGGTCCTCGACGATGCGCGCCTGGACAACTTGAAGGCCACCGCCCGCGAGTCGGTTGCAGACAAGACCTGGCAGGCGCTCGGCGAGCAGTTGATGGGCTACTACGAAGAGGTTGTCAAGGGCTACAACCGCAACGTGATCCGAATCTTCGGTCGCGATGTCAACCTGCCCGCGTGGGCGCGGGGACCGCGCCGCCTGCGCCGCGGGGCGTGA
- the feoB gene encoding ferrous iron transport protein B, with amino-acid sequence MSTPKVSTPDPTAACSHCDASAAEVATGAPTIALVGSPNAGKSTLFNALTGAGVKMGNWPGTTVEVSRGVWHTPGVGSDRLNVIDFPGAYSLDPVSPDEALTRELLFDSPDSQRPDLVLVAVDTSNIARGLYLAAQLAEHPYQMVIALTKADVAQRQGLEVDPDRLSRALGIPVVAVDPRRRDVTALAEAVHAQLHAPIETVRPVEVQSTNSDADLAAADARFEWIDHAVASATVRDEQRASTTETIDRFVLHPVLGPLIFLAVMFLVFQITITLAAPLQTLLEDFFTGPLSQWAEAALAAVGLDFPFIKGLLIDGLIGGVGMVLTFVPLMALMFLCLAVLEDSGYMARAAVVADRLMRAIGLPGKAFIPLIVGFGCNVPAISATRVLSTPLQRRMTALLVPFTSCSARLTVYVMLGHTFFPEHAGLVVFAMYVVSILLVVFAGLLLKTLLWRTMGADPLVIDLPVYQLPTARLTATVTWARLKGFLRTAGGIIVATVIAIWFLLSTPAVAGHSWGDEELAPQDSVYGVVSETIAPVFEPAGFGSWSLTGPLITGFLAKEALISTWAQTYAVEEDSADLATAVREDFDQASGGHGIAAVWAYMIFLMGYTPCVATLAAQRREIGLKWTLIGVVGQLALAWLLAVVTFQMLRIFM; translated from the coding sequence ATGAGCACTCCGAAAGTTAGTACGCCGGATCCCACCGCAGCCTGCTCCCACTGCGACGCCTCTGCGGCGGAGGTCGCCACCGGCGCGCCCACGATCGCCCTGGTCGGCTCCCCGAACGCAGGTAAGTCGACCCTCTTCAACGCGCTGACCGGCGCCGGCGTGAAAATGGGCAACTGGCCGGGCACCACCGTCGAAGTCTCGCGCGGGGTGTGGCACACGCCCGGGGTGGGTAGTGATCGCCTCAATGTCATCGACTTCCCCGGCGCTTACTCGCTCGACCCGGTCAGCCCCGATGAGGCGCTCACCCGCGAGCTGTTGTTCGACAGCCCCGACTCCCAACGCCCCGACCTGGTGCTGGTCGCGGTCGACACCTCGAATATCGCGCGCGGCCTCTACCTCGCCGCACAGCTCGCCGAGCACCCGTACCAAATGGTCATCGCCCTGACCAAGGCTGATGTGGCGCAGCGCCAGGGCCTCGAGGTGGACCCGGATCGTCTCTCCCGTGCCTTGGGCATCCCGGTCGTCGCCGTCGATCCGCGCCGCCGCGATGTCACCGCCCTCGCCGAAGCTGTGCATGCGCAGCTCCACGCGCCGATCGAAACGGTCCGCCCCGTGGAAGTGCAATCCACGAACTCGGACGCCGATCTTGCCGCCGCCGATGCCCGCTTCGAGTGGATCGACCACGCCGTCGCCTCAGCGACCGTGCGCGACGAGCAGCGGGCTTCCACCACCGAAACCATCGACCGCTTCGTCCTCCACCCCGTCCTCGGACCGCTCATCTTCCTCGCCGTGATGTTCCTGGTCTTTCAAATCACCATCACACTCGCCGCCCCACTGCAAACCCTCCTCGAAGACTTCTTCACCGGCCCGCTCTCACAGTGGGCGGAAGCAGCACTCGCCGCCGTCGGGCTCGACTTCCCCTTCATTAAGGGCTTGCTTATCGACGGCCTGATCGGCGGTGTCGGCATGGTCCTCACGTTCGTCCCTCTGATGGCGCTGATGTTCCTGTGCCTCGCAGTCCTGGAAGATTCCGGGTACATGGCGCGCGCGGCCGTTGTGGCCGATCGGCTGATGCGCGCGATCGGGTTGCCGGGCAAAGCGTTCATCCCGCTCATCGTTGGGTTTGGCTGCAATGTCCCGGCGATCTCCGCGACCCGGGTGCTCAGCACGCCGCTGCAACGCCGGATGACTGCGCTGCTCGTGCCGTTCACCTCTTGCTCGGCGCGGCTTACCGTGTACGTGATGCTGGGTCACACGTTCTTCCCTGAGCACGCGGGACTCGTGGTGTTCGCCATGTACGTGGTTTCGATCCTGCTGGTGGTGTTCGCCGGCCTGCTGCTGAAGACGCTGCTGTGGCGCACCATGGGGGCGGACCCGTTGGTGATCGATCTGCCCGTGTACCAGCTGCCCACCGCGCGTCTGACTGCGACGGTCACCTGGGCACGCCTCAAGGGATTCCTGCGCACCGCAGGCGGCATTATCGTGGCAACCGTCATCGCCATCTGGTTTCTGCTTTCCACCCCAGCGGTCGCAGGGCACAGCTGGGGTGACGAGGAGCTCGCGCCGCAGGACTCGGTCTACGGCGTGGTCTCCGAAACCATTGCGCCGGTCTTTGAACCCGCCGGGTTCGGTTCGTGGTCGCTGACCGGTCCGCTGATCACTGGCTTCCTGGCCAAGGAGGCGTTGATCTCCACTTGGGCGCAGACCTACGCTGTGGAAGAAGACTCGGCGGATCTAGCGACCGCAGTACGCGAGGATTTCGACCAGGCCTCCGGCGGCCACGGCATCGCCGCGGTGTGGGCGTACATGATCTTCCTCATGGGCTACACGCCGTGCGTGGCCACACTCGCCGCACAGCGCCGCGAGATCGGCCTGAAGTGGACGCTCATCGGCGTGGTGGGACAACTCGCGCTTGCCTGGTTGCTCGCGGTGGTCACGTTCCAAATGCTTCGGATATTCATGTAG
- a CDS encoding polyprenyl synthetase family protein — MTHGIQPSPRGGFTIDLGDEALSMRVARGMSAVEDLLGERLNHGEPFIAEKVNHLAFAGGKRFRPLMALLCSEFGPDPEAENVVKGAVLTEMVHLATLYHDDVMDEAEKRRGVESANQRWGNSVAILAGDILLAHTSRLMSEIDTETVAYFADTFQTLVTGQMRETEGARGTDPVEHYIKVVEEKTGVLIACAAYLGAKLSGAPEDVRRSCERLGAAVGVVFQIVDDIIDIFSDASQSGKTPGTDLREGVFTLPVLYALEEDTPAGEELRGLLTGPLTNDADVARALELISQTRGRERALEKVREYLAVVEQELASLPDGPANEALQRLAEVTVDRVG, encoded by the coding sequence ATGACCCACGGCATCCAACCGTCGCCACGAGGCGGGTTCACCATCGACCTCGGCGACGAGGCGCTGTCGATGCGTGTGGCCCGCGGAATGAGCGCGGTGGAAGACCTGCTGGGCGAGCGGCTGAACCACGGTGAGCCGTTCATCGCGGAGAAGGTCAACCACCTCGCCTTTGCCGGCGGCAAGCGGTTCCGCCCGCTCATGGCGCTGCTGTGCAGCGAGTTCGGGCCGGATCCGGAGGCAGAGAACGTGGTCAAGGGTGCGGTGCTCACCGAGATGGTGCACTTAGCCACCTTGTATCACGACGACGTGATGGATGAGGCGGAGAAGCGCCGCGGCGTGGAGTCGGCGAACCAGCGCTGGGGCAACTCCGTGGCTATTCTGGCCGGCGATATTCTGCTGGCGCACACCTCGCGGTTGATGAGTGAGATTGACACCGAAACTGTTGCGTACTTCGCGGATACGTTTCAGACGCTGGTTACCGGGCAAATGCGCGAGACTGAAGGTGCGCGCGGGACGGATCCGGTCGAGCACTACATCAAGGTGGTCGAGGAAAAGACCGGTGTGCTCATTGCGTGTGCCGCGTATCTGGGGGCGAAGCTATCCGGTGCCCCGGAAGATGTGCGGAGGAGCTGCGAGCGCCTCGGTGCCGCCGTGGGCGTAGTGTTTCAGATCGTCGACGATATCATCGACATCTTCTCCGATGCCTCCCAGTCGGGAAAGACCCCGGGCACCGACCTGCGCGAGGGCGTGTTCACCCTGCCAGTCCTTTACGCACTGGAGGAGGACACCCCGGCGGGCGAGGAGCTACGAGGTTTGCTCACCGGTCCGCTGACCAACGACGCCGACGTCGCACGGGCCCTCGAGCTGATCAGCCAAACCCGTGGGCGCGAGCGCGCCCTGGAGAAGGTTCGCGAGTACCTCGCCGTGGTGGAGCAGGAGCTTGCTTCGCTTCCCGACGGCCCGGCCAACGAAGCTCTCCAGCGACTGGCGGAAGTCACCGTCGACCGCGTGGGCTAA
- a CDS encoding VOC family protein, producing the protein MLSDSGAAPRPFIMPAVMFDGPAQDRAEEAAEFYVKLFNSSSGQEAEVGGISRYPERTGKAEAGALAFGEFRVGDQWFVVMDNGSGQDHGLRGISLLVNCEVQKEIDFFWDSLSADSDAENCGWLKDKFGMSWQIVPVNHAELLRHPNAFAHMMEMKKLVIADF; encoded by the coding sequence ATGCTTAGCGACTCTGGGGCAGCCCCGCGTCCTTTCATCATGCCGGCGGTGATGTTTGATGGTCCCGCCCAAGATCGCGCGGAAGAGGCGGCGGAGTTCTACGTGAAGCTGTTCAACTCCAGCAGCGGGCAGGAGGCTGAAGTTGGCGGCATCTCCAGGTATCCGGAGCGTACCGGCAAGGCGGAGGCCGGAGCGTTAGCCTTCGGCGAGTTTCGCGTTGGGGACCAGTGGTTCGTGGTCATGGACAATGGTTCCGGGCAAGACCACGGTCTCCGCGGTATCTCGCTGCTGGTCAATTGCGAAGTTCAGAAAGAGATCGACTTCTTCTGGGATTCCCTGAGCGCAGACTCTGACGCAGAGAACTGCGGATGGCTCAAGGACAAGTTTGGAATGTCGTGGCAGATTGTTCCTGTCAACCACGCAGAGCTTCTGCGGCACCCTAACGCGTTTGCCCACATGATGGAGATGAAGAAGCTCGTCATTGCCGACTTCTGA